A window of the Bacillus sp. A301a_S52 genome harbors these coding sequences:
- a CDS encoding D-alanyl-D-alanine carboxypeptidase: MRVLLLCVLCFIFLVLPAQVSVEAQQEFAGHTSAKGAVLIEQESGRVLYEKQARTPMRIASITKIMTAILAIESGKLDEEVTISSHAYGTEGSSIYLTEGEKITLRDLVYGLMLRSGNDAAVAIAEHIGGSVDGFVYLMNEKAREIGMEQSVFSNPHGLDDHEEHYSTAYDMALLTQYAMENPVYQEISGTTSYRSTTPEKRVRVFNNKNKLLTQLYKYSTGGKTGYTKRAKRTLVSTAEKEGMSLIAVTINAPSDWNDHMNLFEWAFGNFEMNTVVSEGIVANVNDSFYENKLHAEYTFGYPLSQEDKGHLTHRLVLLRPNLEKWERQGVPYPIGSVQIELYDDIIGTVPIKYIYENDKKPSFYEKWLKPWLKFNEAETNG, from the coding sequence ATGAGAGTATTACTATTATGTGTTCTCTGTTTTATTTTTCTCGTATTGCCTGCTCAGGTTTCTGTAGAGGCACAGCAGGAATTTGCAGGTCATACGTCAGCAAAAGGAGCTGTGTTAATAGAGCAAGAAAGTGGTAGAGTGTTGTATGAGAAACAAGCAAGAACACCGATGAGAATTGCTAGTATAACAAAAATTATGACGGCGATACTGGCGATCGAGTCAGGAAAGCTTGATGAAGAAGTGACGATCTCATCACATGCCTATGGGACTGAAGGTTCGTCGATTTATTTGACTGAAGGGGAAAAAATCACCCTAAGGGATCTCGTTTATGGCTTGATGTTGCGATCTGGCAATGATGCAGCGGTAGCTATTGCGGAACATATTGGCGGAAGTGTGGACGGGTTTGTTTATTTAATGAATGAAAAAGCACGAGAAATTGGCATGGAACAGTCAGTCTTTTCAAACCCCCATGGCTTAGATGACCATGAAGAGCATTATTCAACAGCGTATGATATGGCATTATTAACACAATATGCTATGGAAAATCCGGTCTACCAAGAAATATCAGGGACCACCTCATACCGATCGACAACGCCAGAAAAGCGGGTCCGAGTTTTTAACAATAAAAACAAATTGTTAACCCAGCTTTACAAATATTCTACTGGGGGAAAAACAGGATATACAAAGCGGGCAAAACGTACTCTGGTTTCGACAGCGGAAAAAGAGGGGATGTCATTAATCGCTGTTACCATAAATGCTCCTAGCGATTGGAACGATCATATGAACTTATTTGAATGGGCTTTTGGCAACTTTGAAATGAATACGGTTGTATCAGAGGGCATCGTCGCTAATGTGAATGATTCATTTTATGAAAATAAGCTTCATGCTGAGTATACGTTTGGATACCCATTGTCACAGGAAGATAAGGGCCATTTAACTCATCGTCTGGTTTTATTAAGACCGAACTTAGAAAAGTGGGAAAGACAGGGGGTCCCTTACCCGATCGGCAGCGTACAAATCGAATTATATGACGATATAATCGGCACTGTACCAATAAAATATATATATGAAAACGATAAGAAACCTAGTTTTTATGAAAAATGGTTGAAACCGTGGCTGAAGTTCAACGAGGCGGAGACAAATGGTTAA
- a CDS encoding spore maturation protein: MVNIIWVGLFIVGFMFAAINGNMEQVNEAVFAGAKEAVTICIGLISILTFWLGMMKIAEVAGMLRAIGRVLQPFVRKLFPDIPKDHPAIGYIISNMSANLFGLGNAATPMGIKAMKELKELNNNKDEASRSMITLLAINTASITLIPTTVISLRIDYQSAAPTEIVMTTIMATACSTIGAIFIDRYFYYRRLRKGCGGN; encoded by the coding sequence ATGGTTAATATAATATGGGTTGGTTTATTTATTGTCGGTTTTATGTTTGCTGCCATAAATGGGAATATGGAACAAGTAAATGAAGCGGTATTTGCAGGGGCTAAAGAAGCTGTCACGATATGCATTGGTCTTATTAGTATTCTTACCTTCTGGCTTGGCATGATGAAAATTGCCGAAGTTGCGGGAATGTTAAGGGCTATAGGTAGAGTGCTTCAACCATTTGTAAGAAAATTATTTCCTGATATTCCGAAAGACCACCCGGCTATCGGCTACATTATTTCAAATATGAGTGCCAATTTATTTGGACTTGGTAATGCAGCAACTCCGATGGGGATTAAAGCTATGAAAGAACTAAAAGAATTAAATAATAATAAAGACGAAGCTAGTCGTTCAATGATCACCCTTCTGGCTATCAATACAGCAAGTATTACATTAATACCTACGACAGTTATATCCTTACGCATCGATTACCAATCGGCCGCTCCTACAGAGATTGTCATGACAACAATCATGGCGACAGCATGTTCTACTATTGGGGCTATTTTTATAGATCGGTATTTCTATTATAGACGTTTGAGAAAAGGATGTGGAGGCAATTGA
- a CDS encoding spore maturation protein, with protein MSWVTTVSIWLIPTLILIILLVGTWKKVPTYEAFVDGAKEGVQMAFSIVPFLAGMLVSIKVFRESGALDFFITLSEPVLSLFYIPAEIIPLALIRPLSGNGALGMTSDLIATYGPDSFIGRLASTMQGSTDTTFYVLTVYFGAVGIRKMGDALKVGLAADVIGVIASILIVRAVFL; from the coding sequence TTGAGCTGGGTAACAACGGTATCTATATGGCTGATCCCCACCTTGATTTTAATTATATTACTCGTAGGGACTTGGAAAAAGGTTCCTACGTATGAAGCCTTCGTGGATGGTGCAAAAGAAGGGGTACAGATGGCATTTTCTATCGTCCCTTTTTTGGCAGGGATGTTGGTTTCTATTAAAGTATTCAGAGAATCTGGAGCATTAGATTTTTTTATCACTTTATCTGAACCAGTTTTATCGCTGTTTTATATTCCAGCAGAGATCATTCCATTAGCGTTGATTCGCCCCCTCTCAGGAAATGGGGCTCTCGGCATGACAAGTGATCTCATTGCTACGTATGGCCCAGATTCTTTCATTGGCAGACTTGCTTCTACGATGCAAGGGAGTACTGATACGACTTTTTATGTTTTGACAGTCTATTTTGGCGCAGTAGGCATACGAAAAATGGGAGATGCACTAAAAGTGGGTCTAGCAGCGGATGTGATCGGTGTGATTGCCTCTATACTAATAGTGAGAGCGGTTTTTTTATAA
- a CDS encoding rRNA pseudouridine synthase, protein MERLQKVIAQAGITSRRKAEQLIIEGKVTVNGKVVTELGTKVDSSKDDVVVEGVPIDKEEPVYYMLYKPSGVISSVSDEHGRKVVTQYIPTDKRIFPVGRLDSDTSGLLLLTNDGDFANTLMHPKYKVSKTYIAKVEGIVFREQLKQLERGIKLEDGKTAPAKVKVLKADSKKNTSVIEMTIHEGRNRQVRRMFEAIGHPVIKLKRERYGFLNLKGLNAGECRELRPHEVKQLRDLAVT, encoded by the coding sequence ATGGAACGCTTACAAAAAGTGATTGCACAAGCAGGGATTACCTCAAGAAGAAAAGCAGAGCAGTTAATTATAGAAGGGAAAGTGACAGTGAATGGTAAGGTGGTCACTGAACTTGGTACAAAAGTTGATTCTTCAAAAGACGACGTTGTTGTAGAAGGGGTTCCTATTGACAAAGAAGAGCCGGTTTATTATATGCTGTATAAGCCTTCTGGTGTTATTTCCAGTGTCTCGGATGAGCATGGTAGGAAAGTGGTTACCCAATATATCCCCACTGATAAGAGGATATTCCCTGTAGGACGTTTAGATTCAGATACCTCAGGGTTGCTCTTGCTTACAAATGATGGTGATTTCGCTAATACCCTCATGCATCCGAAATATAAAGTGTCTAAAACGTATATTGCAAAAGTTGAAGGTATTGTCTTTAGAGAGCAGCTGAAGCAACTTGAAAGAGGAATAAAACTGGAAGATGGTAAAACCGCTCCAGCGAAAGTGAAAGTATTAAAAGCTGATAGCAAAAAAAATACCTCGGTGATCGAGATGACGATTCATGAAGGGCGTAATCGTCAAGTAAGACGAATGTTTGAAGCGATTGGCCACCCCGTTATTAAGCTTAAACGGGAACGTTACGGATTTTTAAATTTAAAAGGATTAAATGCGGGAGAGTGTCGTGAGTTAAGACCGCATGAAGTGAAACAGCTCAGAGATTTAGCTGTCACATAA
- the resA gene encoding thiol-disulfide oxidoreductase ResA: MKRRRLIIRSAILLVMVIAVGYTLYSQFSEERGVVDTGDIAPNFVLEDMEGNRLELNELRGEGVYVNFWATYCRYCREKMSYFEEFYEEYAEKGVKIVSVNVDETTLQVERHKDRQGLSYPLYIDRNMLVSHAYGVNSLPAAFLINEDGEVIERQVGAQTKEEVIAALDELIPES; encoded by the coding sequence ATGAAAAGACGGCGTTTAATTATACGTTCTGCCATCCTGCTTGTGATGGTTATTGCTGTGGGGTACACGTTATATAGTCAGTTCTCAGAAGAAAGAGGCGTTGTTGATACAGGGGATATAGCGCCAAACTTTGTACTAGAAGATATGGAAGGCAATCGATTGGAGCTCAATGAGCTTCGTGGAGAAGGTGTTTATGTTAACTTCTGGGCAACGTATTGTAGGTATTGCCGTGAGAAAATGAGTTATTTTGAGGAGTTTTATGAAGAATATGCTGAAAAAGGGGTGAAGATTGTCTCTGTTAATGTAGATGAAACGACCCTTCAAGTAGAAAGGCATAAAGACAGACAAGGGCTAAGTTATCCTTTGTATATCGACCGTAATATGCTTGTTAGTCATGCTTATGGTGTGAATAGTCTGCCTGCTGCTTTTTTAATTAATGAGGATGGAGAGGTTATTGAGAGACAAGTTGGCGCTCAGACGAAGGAAGAAGTCATAGCGGCACTAGATGAACTAATACCCGAGAGTTAA
- a CDS encoding cytochrome c biogenesis protein ResB → MDKVKCECGHVNPYGTYLCESCGKPLIEDTTKLANMRYEGVARRSQTYQRTVVDKIWNFFSSVKVGIWIIVAILLASSLGTIFPQEIYIPPGETPTVYYEQEYGILGKLYYQLGFHNLYRSWWYILLIASLGISLVICSLDRVVPLYRALKTQRVTRHEGFLKRQRLFLETKKVTDISEELTKAEKLLKERRYKIRKENGNILAEKGRFSRWGPYVNHIGLIIFLIGGMLRFFPGMYLDEYIWVREGEEEVINGTDGEYFLRNNEFIMDLYDEEEEEHYAEAIERAGGVIVRNYQTNATLLKRTNEGTVGSETELQEVKEAEIRVNQPLTFDGFSLYQVDYKLNELSTFTFRLESDTVDEDLSGMEFKVDLNDPQNVYEFDNGYRIEIREYFPNFTFNEDREPTTINRIPDNPAIVFEVFTPDMDPEEETGELSLIGIQMNEHLNPDGDVHDHTIRFTDAEMVDVTGLTVRKDNTLPFIIVGGIIFMVGLVQGSYWFHRRIWLQERDGTLLVAGHANKNWHGLKKDFLYLSEHTKIDIPIDQTEAETSDQSDSQKGGE, encoded by the coding sequence ATGGATAAAGTCAAATGTGAGTGTGGACACGTAAATCCTTACGGAACTTACTTATGTGAATCCTGTGGGAAGCCATTGATAGAAGATACGACTAAACTGGCAAATATGCGTTATGAAGGGGTTGCCCGCCGTTCTCAAACATATCAGAGAACGGTGGTGGATAAAATATGGAATTTCTTTTCTTCTGTAAAAGTGGGTATATGGATAATAGTCGCCATCCTTCTAGCATCATCGTTAGGGACTATTTTCCCGCAAGAGATATACATACCACCTGGGGAAACCCCAACCGTTTATTATGAACAGGAGTACGGTATTTTAGGGAAGCTCTATTATCAATTAGGCTTCCATAACCTTTATCGATCTTGGTGGTACATACTACTTATTGCATCACTTGGTATCTCGCTAGTCATATGTAGTCTTGATCGAGTTGTTCCTCTATATAGAGCTTTAAAAACGCAACGAGTGACGCGACATGAAGGTTTCTTAAAACGACAGCGTCTTTTTCTTGAGACAAAGAAGGTAACTGATATTAGTGAGGAATTAACGAAAGCTGAGAAACTTCTTAAAGAGAGACGTTATAAAATTCGTAAAGAGAACGGCAATATTCTTGCAGAAAAAGGACGGTTTTCCAGATGGGGGCCGTATGTCAATCACATTGGTCTAATTATTTTTCTTATTGGGGGCATGCTACGCTTTTTTCCTGGCATGTATTTGGATGAGTATATTTGGGTACGTGAAGGTGAAGAAGAGGTCATTAATGGGACTGATGGCGAGTATTTTTTAAGAAACAATGAATTCATTATGGATTTATATGATGAAGAAGAAGAGGAACATTATGCTGAAGCTATTGAACGAGCTGGAGGCGTTATAGTTAGGAATTATCAAACGAATGCAACGTTATTAAAACGAACAAATGAAGGAACCGTTGGCAGTGAAACAGAACTTCAAGAAGTAAAGGAAGCTGAGATTCGTGTTAATCAACCGCTTACGTTTGATGGATTTTCACTTTATCAGGTTGACTATAAGTTAAATGAATTATCAACGTTTACATTTAGGTTGGAAAGCGATACGGTGGATGAAGATTTGTCAGGCATGGAATTTAAAGTGGATTTAAATGACCCTCAAAATGTGTATGAATTTGATAATGGTTATAGGATTGAGATTAGAGAATATTTTCCTAACTTCACGTTTAATGAGGACAGAGAACCGACGACAATTAATCGTATACCAGATAATCCAGCGATCGTATTTGAAGTGTTTACACCAGATATGGATCCAGAGGAGGAAACAGGTGAACTCAGTTTAATTGGTATTCAAATGAATGAGCATTTAAATCCTGATGGCGATGTCCATGACCATACGATTCGATTTACGGATGCTGAAATGGTAGATGTAACAGGGCTAACTGTGAGGAAAGACAATACGTTACCTTTTATAATTGTTGGTGGGATTATATTTATGGTCGGGCTTGTACAAGGCTCATATTGGTTTCATAGACGTATATGGTTGCAGGAACGTGATGGTACGTTACTAGTAGCTGGACACGCCAATAAAAATTGGCATGGTTTAAAGAAAGACTTTCTTTATCTATCAGAGCATACAAAGATAGATATTCCGATTGATCAGACAGAAGCTGAAACATCTGATCAGAGCGATAGCCAAAAAGGAGGAGAGTGA
- the ccsB gene encoding c-type cytochrome biogenesis protein CcsB, translating into MFQLSMNMLYTAFFFFLLATIFYAVSITGKKFKNRRGEEHNKSALIGYFFSIGGFVFSLTYFITRWIAVGYAPVSNMFEYTTALGIAISLAFVIIYPIYKINYLGLFTMPVAMLIIAYASLFPTEKQALIAALQSHWLTIHVITTVIGQGILAIGFAAGLLYLVRVIDFTKASKKVKGVEFIMFSLIAVLAYVLVNIGFGLANYEAVFTYVDEQENVAEMVYHVPPLIGPHEGELISDQGMNPLISTPANIRSGGVNMVVWSVLTGLIIYWLLRLIFRKPLGGTLQPIVKNVNPQLVDEISYRAIAIGFPIFTLGGLIFAMIWAQIAWTRFWGWDPKEVWALITFLFYAAYLHLRLSRGWHGEKSAWLCVVGFALIMFNLVFVNLVIAGLHSYA; encoded by the coding sequence ATGTTTCAACTAAGTATGAATATGTTATACACAGCGTTTTTCTTCTTTTTACTTGCCACTATTTTTTATGCGGTATCAATCACAGGGAAAAAATTTAAAAATCGTCGAGGAGAAGAACATAATAAGTCTGCCTTGATCGGTTATTTTTTCTCTATTGGTGGGTTTGTCTTTTCGCTAACATATTTTATTACTCGCTGGATAGCAGTAGGCTATGCACCAGTCAGTAATATGTTTGAGTATACTACCGCTTTAGGTATTGCTATCTCGCTAGCTTTTGTCATTATTTACCCAATTTACAAAATAAATTATTTAGGCCTGTTTACAATGCCTGTTGCCATGTTAATTATTGCCTACGCCTCGCTTTTTCCAACCGAAAAACAGGCTTTGATTGCTGCATTACAATCACACTGGTTAACAATACATGTTATTACAACTGTTATTGGACAAGGCATATTAGCTATTGGATTTGCTGCTGGTCTTTTGTATTTAGTGCGGGTAATAGATTTTACTAAAGCCTCTAAAAAGGTAAAAGGCGTCGAGTTTATCATGTTCTCATTAATTGCAGTGCTAGCGTATGTGTTAGTGAATATCGGTTTTGGGTTGGCTAATTATGAAGCTGTTTTCACGTATGTGGATGAGCAAGAAAATGTAGCAGAAATGGTCTATCATGTACCTCCGCTTATTGGTCCTCATGAAGGAGAGTTGATATCCGACCAAGGTATGAATCCACTCATCTCTACACCAGCAAATATTCGGAGTGGGGGTGTCAATATGGTTGTGTGGTCCGTATTAACAGGATTAATCATATATTGGCTTTTACGACTCATTTTTCGTAAGCCGCTTGGTGGTACTCTTCAACCGATAGTGAAAAACGTAAACCCTCAATTAGTAGACGAAATTAGTTATCGGGCGATTGCTATTGGCTTTCCTATCTTTACACTTGGCGGTCTGATTTTTGCCATGATCTGGGCTCAAATTGCTTGGACAAGATTTTGGGGATGGGATCCAAAAGAAGTATGGGCGCTTATTACATTCTTATTCTATGCCGCGTACTTGCATTTACGTTTATCACGGGGCTGGCATGGAGAAAAAAGTGCATGGCTATGTGTTGTAGGGTTCGCTCTTATTATGTTTAATCTTGTATTCGTTAATCTTGTTATTGCCGGATTGCATTCATATGCCTAG
- a CDS encoding response regulator transcription factor has product MADEAKILVVDDEERIRRLLKMYLEREEYDVDDAENGEKALQMALDTDYDLIVLDLMMPGIDGIEVCEEIRKHKATPIIMLTAKGEETNRVQGFEAGTDDYIVKPFSPREVVLRVKALLRRASSTKFLQTETTTKDVLVFPHLTIDNDAHRVTADGNHINLTPKEYELLHYLAQAPDKVFAREQLLKDVWNYEFFGDLRTVDTHIKRLREKLNKMSPEAANMISTVWGVGYKFEAVKD; this is encoded by the coding sequence ATGGCTGACGAAGCAAAAATATTAGTTGTTGATGATGAAGAGCGTATAAGAAGACTATTAAAAATGTATTTAGAACGTGAAGAGTATGATGTGGATGATGCAGAAAATGGAGAAAAAGCCCTCCAAATGGCTTTAGATACGGATTACGACTTAATTGTTTTAGATTTAATGATGCCTGGTATTGATGGTATTGAAGTATGTGAAGAGATTAGGAAACATAAAGCGACGCCCATAATCATGCTAACTGCAAAAGGTGAAGAAACTAACAGAGTTCAAGGTTTTGAGGCAGGAACGGACGATTATATTGTGAAGCCGTTTAGCCCCCGTGAAGTGGTGTTACGTGTTAAAGCTCTATTACGTAGAGCATCTTCTACTAAGTTTTTGCAAACAGAGACAACGACCAAGGATGTACTCGTATTTCCTCACTTAACCATTGATAATGATGCACATAGAGTGACAGCAGATGGCAACCATATTAATCTAACACCTAAAGAATATGAACTGTTACATTATCTTGCTCAAGCACCTGACAAAGTGTTTGCGAGGGAGCAGTTATTGAAAGATGTGTGGAATTATGAGTTTTTTGGCGACCTTCGAACAGTTGATACTCATATTAAACGTCTCCGTGAAAAATTAAATAAAATGTCACCTGAGGCTGCGAACATGATCTCCACTGTTTGGGGAGTTGGATATAAATTTGAGGCAGTGAAAGACTAA
- a CDS encoding HAMP domain-containing protein, whose protein sequence is MFFWRSVVGKLWFTILLLVSVVLVILTVLLLQYFERFHTDQAESELMNHAHLIVSLLEEEGVDESALAMSRNISATYETEALIIRNEEDYWYTTEGDSYDMPITLFHEDNVLSRVIEFQETIVTESDYTFPVRGEQISEEMMVVGLPVEFINGEYGALFMYQSLDVVEEASNQTKNIIYLSAGIAIILTTVFAFFLTTRITAPLRKMRKASLEVAKGNFDTKIPILTTDEIGLLAIAFNRMARALNTNLNALNQEKEQLSRILSSMADGVITLDRDGEVMVTNPPANEFIGAWLYEQGYEVEESGQLPEELQSLFEKVVTEEMEQMGEVDVQGRSWVILMTPLYDHEHVRGAVAVLRDMTEERMHDKLRKDFIANVSHELRTPISMLQGYSEAIIDDIAGNEDEKRELAKIIYDESLRMGRLVNELLDLARMEAGHIQLTIEALDLETLATKMLRKFKGIAKEHKVKLEGDIQPIEKAVMADSDRLEQILTNLIDNAIRHTPESGTVTLRVEAVLNGVKLEVVDTGAGIPEEDLPFVFERFYKADKARTRGRAGTGLGLAIVKNIVDAHKGKVSAHSKVNEGTTFSVYLPYISSDK, encoded by the coding sequence ATGTTTTTTTGGCGGAGCGTCGTAGGGAAATTGTGGTTTACAATACTTCTTCTCGTCTCAGTTGTACTTGTTATACTTACCGTGCTACTTCTACAATATTTCGAGCGGTTTCATACTGATCAAGCTGAAAGTGAACTCATGAACCATGCGCACTTAATTGTCTCGTTATTAGAAGAAGAAGGTGTGGATGAGTCAGCACTTGCGATGAGTCGAAATATTTCTGCTACTTATGAAACCGAGGCGTTAATTATTCGAAATGAAGAGGACTACTGGTATACAACTGAAGGCGATTCCTATGACATGCCTATTACTCTCTTCCATGAAGATAATGTGCTGTCACGAGTGATTGAGTTTCAAGAAACCATCGTTACTGAATCGGATTATACGTTCCCTGTGAGAGGAGAACAGATAAGTGAAGAAATGATGGTTGTAGGACTGCCTGTTGAATTTATTAACGGGGAGTATGGGGCACTTTTTATGTATCAATCACTTGATGTGGTAGAAGAAGCTTCAAACCAAACTAAAAATATTATTTATCTATCAGCCGGAATTGCCATTATTTTAACAACCGTCTTTGCTTTTTTCTTGACAACGCGCATTACAGCTCCGCTTAGAAAAATGCGAAAAGCATCTTTAGAAGTTGCTAAAGGAAACTTCGATACGAAAATTCCAATATTAACTACTGATGAAATTGGGTTGCTTGCTATTGCGTTCAATAGAATGGCCAGGGCACTTAATACGAATTTAAATGCACTTAACCAAGAGAAGGAGCAACTGTCTAGGATATTAAGTTCGATGGCAGATGGGGTTATAACGTTAGATAGAGACGGAGAAGTGATGGTAACGAACCCGCCGGCCAACGAATTTATTGGTGCTTGGCTATATGAACAAGGTTATGAAGTGGAAGAGTCTGGTCAACTCCCTGAAGAGCTTCAATCTTTATTTGAAAAAGTCGTCACTGAAGAAATGGAGCAAATGGGTGAGGTAGATGTACAAGGGCGTAGCTGGGTGATTTTAATGACACCGTTGTATGACCATGAGCATGTGAGAGGGGCAGTGGCTGTTCTTCGTGATATGACGGAAGAACGAATGCATGATAAATTAAGAAAAGATTTTATCGCCAACGTATCACACGAGCTTCGTACACCTATTTCTATGTTACAGGGCTATAGTGAAGCAATTATTGACGATATTGCAGGGAATGAAGATGAGAAAAGAGAGTTGGCCAAAATTATTTACGATGAATCCTTAAGGATGGGTCGTCTAGTTAATGAGTTACTTGATCTAGCCCGCATGGAAGCTGGACATATTCAGTTAACAATAGAAGCTCTTGATTTAGAAACATTAGCAACTAAGATGTTGCGGAAATTTAAAGGTATAGCAAAAGAACATAAGGTGAAGCTTGAAGGGGATATTCAACCTATTGAAAAAGCAGTGATGGCTGACTCTGACAGGTTAGAACAGATCTTAACAAACCTTATTGACAATGCGATACGTCATACGCCAGAGTCCGGCACAGTAACATTAAGAGTAGAAGCAGTTCTTAATGGCGTTAAATTAGAAGTAGTAGATACAGGAGCAGGCATACCAGAAGAGGACTTACCTTTTGTTTTTGAACGCTTTTATAAAGCAGATAAAGCACGAACACGTGGAAGAGCAGGGACAGGTTTAGGATTAGCTATCGTGAAAAATATTGTAGATGCACATAAAGGAAAAGTATCAGCTCATAGTAAAGTAAATGAGGGGACAACGTTTTCGGTCTATTTACCTTACATTTCCTCTGATAAATGA